In one Neobacillus sp. WH10 genomic region, the following are encoded:
- a CDS encoding MerR family transcriptional regulator, whose product MEYTVQKLAHLAGVSTRTLRYYDEIGILKPARINSSGYRIYGQEEVNRLQQILFYRELGVSLDRIKTIVTAPSFDGVAALREHREKLLEKKEQLELLIANVEKTISVTEGRIQMSNKERFEGFKKKMIEENEKQYGKEIRKKYGNDTVNRSNAKVMNMTQEQHDGVTALAEQVTVTLAEAFKTGDPAGDLAQKAADLHKQWLCYFWNEYSKEAHAGLAQMYVDDERFTAYYDKEQPGTAEFLRDAINIYTGSKK is encoded by the coding sequence ATGGAGTATACAGTGCAAAAGCTGGCTCATTTAGCAGGGGTTAGCACCAGAACCCTTCGGTATTATGATGAAATTGGTATTCTTAAGCCGGCAAGAATCAATTCATCAGGTTATAGGATCTATGGTCAGGAGGAAGTGAATCGCCTGCAGCAAATCCTATTTTACCGGGAATTAGGTGTCAGTTTAGATAGAATAAAGACAATAGTTACAGCCCCTTCCTTTGATGGTGTAGCTGCACTTAGAGAACATCGTGAAAAACTCCTCGAAAAAAAGGAGCAATTAGAGTTATTAATTGCCAATGTAGAAAAAACCATTTCAGTAACAGAAGGGAGAATACAAATGTCTAATAAAGAGAGGTTTGAAGGATTTAAGAAAAAAATGATTGAAGAAAACGAGAAACAGTATGGAAAAGAAATTCGTAAAAAATATGGCAACGATACCGTCAATCGCTCTAATGCAAAAGTAATGAATATGACCCAAGAGCAGCATGATGGGGTAACAGCTCTAGCGGAACAAGTTACAGTAACCCTAGCTGAGGCTTTTAAAACTGGTGACCCTGCAGGTGATTTAGCACAAAAAGCCGCAGATCTGCACAAACAGTGGCTATGCTACTTTTGGAACGAATACAGCAAGGAGGCACATGCTGGGTTAGCACAAATGTATGTCGACGATGAAAGGTTTACAGCGTATTATGACAAAGAGCAGCCAGGAACAGCAGAATTTTTAAGAGATGCTATTAATATTTACACTGGTTCAAAGAAATAA
- a CDS encoding peptide MFS transporter, protein MSSINRQKIVESVPQKGFFGHPKGLFTLFFTEFWERFSYYGMRAILVFYMYYSVSKGGLGIDESLALSIMSIYGSLVYMSGVIGGWLADRIFGTSKSVFYGGILIMLGHIVLAIPGSISMFFISMVLIVLGTGLLKPNVSTIVGDMYSEQDNRRDAGFTIFVMGINMGAFLSPLIVGTVGMNYNFHLGFGIAAVGMFLGILLFVFTKKKNLGLAGTIVANPLSPAERKKTFTFIGLGVVVLAILCAILIPKGLLTFKGFINLVTILGILIPTTYFVIMYRSPKTTDVERSRILAYIPLFIAAVMFWSIQEQGSTILANYADKRTQLDFAGIHISPAWFQSLNPLFIIIFAPIFAWMWVKLGKRQPSVPQKFSFGLLFAGLSFLVILVPVYLGGADSLVNPLWLVLSYLICVFGELCLSPVGLSATTKLAPAAFQAQTMSLWFLANAAAQALNAQVVKFYTPETEMTYFGVIGGVSILLGIILLMLAPKIQGFMKGIR, encoded by the coding sequence ATGTCAAGCATAAATAGACAGAAAATTGTGGAGAGTGTACCTCAGAAAGGATTTTTTGGACATCCTAAAGGACTTTTCACACTTTTCTTCACAGAATTTTGGGAGAGGTTCTCGTATTATGGAATGAGAGCAATCCTTGTGTTCTATATGTATTACAGTGTTTCCAAAGGCGGCTTGGGTATCGATGAATCTCTAGCGCTTTCTATCATGTCCATTTATGGATCACTTGTTTATATGTCCGGAGTAATTGGCGGCTGGCTAGCCGATAGAATCTTCGGTACTTCTAAATCCGTGTTTTATGGTGGAATATTGATTATGCTTGGACATATTGTCCTAGCGATTCCAGGAAGCATCTCCATGTTCTTCATATCCATGGTATTGATTGTTCTTGGTACAGGATTACTGAAGCCAAACGTTTCTACTATTGTCGGTGATATGTACAGCGAACAAGATAATCGTCGTGATGCAGGTTTTACCATTTTCGTAATGGGTATTAACATGGGGGCATTCTTATCCCCTCTTATTGTCGGAACAGTTGGTATGAACTACAATTTCCACTTAGGCTTTGGTATTGCCGCTGTCGGTATGTTTTTAGGAATTTTACTTTTTGTATTTACAAAGAAAAAAAATCTAGGTCTTGCTGGTACTATTGTAGCAAATCCCCTTTCACCAGCTGAAAGAAAAAAAACCTTCACTTTTATCGGTTTAGGGGTAGTCGTTCTTGCCATCCTTTGCGCAATCTTAATTCCAAAAGGACTCTTAACTTTTAAAGGCTTTATTAATCTAGTTACAATTCTTGGTATTTTGATTCCAACTACGTATTTCGTTATCATGTACCGCAGCCCTAAAACAACTGATGTAGAACGTTCACGTATTCTTGCTTATATTCCGCTATTTATTGCAGCTGTTATGTTTTGGTCTATTCAAGAGCAAGGATCAACCATCCTAGCAAACTATGCGGATAAGCGTACACAGCTTGACTTTGCAGGAATTCACATTTCTCCAGCATGGTTCCAATCATTAAATCCATTATTTATTATTATATTTGCGCCTATATTTGCTTGGATGTGGGTAAAATTAGGGAAACGTCAACCATCGGTTCCTCAAAAATTTTCGTTCGGCCTGCTTTTCGCTGGGTTATCATTCCTTGTGATTCTAGTACCAGTATATCTTGGCGGTGCAGATTCATTGGTAAATCCTTTATGGCTTGTTCTAAGTTATTTAATTTGTGTATTTGGTGAATTATGTTTATCACCTGTAGGTTTATCAGCGACCACGAAATTAGCGCCTGCAGCCTTCCAAGCGCAGACGATGAGCTTATGGTTCTTAGCAAACGCTGCAGCACAAGCACTCAATGCACAAGTTGTTAAATTTTACACACCTGAAACCGAAATGACCTACTTTGGTGTCATCGGTGGTGTCTCCATCTTACTAGGTATTATCCTATTAATGTTAGCACCAAAAATTCAGGGCTTCATGAAAGGCATTCGTTAA
- a CDS encoding GIY-YIG nuclease family protein: MSLKEKVKNLPETPGVYLMEDSHGRIIYVGKAKNLKNRVRSYFQNSKAQPQKIKKLKVNIADFKYILTDTEFEAFMLECQMIRELKPIFNKKMKNPHSYSYVMIQMDGSNQKFEITTNLKKDGNFYFGPFTSKHTVEKAIQGIKEFFKISCSNLTYRDTPCLNYSLGLCIGLCFRAPTVEEYKNILKKIIDLLNGTDMVILEEMKEKMVDASLNFDFETAAKYRDNLDAIRSLIYKEKVIEFTEANKNIAILESLHDNILKLFLIKGNKVLFREKYNVEDLILEKLVKTIKTNVLTSFKADSYTNIEVSRDDIDEAQIIYSYLKGSTCNYIVIPDNWLGIDNDTKIDAALTVTLGDMADRFLLKTKQK; encoded by the coding sequence ATGAGCCTAAAAGAAAAAGTAAAGAACCTTCCCGAAACCCCTGGTGTATATCTTATGGAAGATTCTCATGGAAGGATTATTTATGTAGGAAAGGCAAAAAATCTTAAGAATAGAGTTAGATCCTACTTTCAAAACTCAAAGGCACAACCTCAAAAGATAAAAAAACTCAAAGTAAATATAGCGGATTTTAAATACATCCTTACAGATACGGAATTTGAAGCGTTTATGCTTGAATGCCAAATGATAAGAGAATTAAAGCCAATTTTTAATAAAAAGATGAAAAATCCACATTCCTACAGCTATGTCATGATTCAAATGGATGGCAGCAATCAGAAATTTGAAATCACCACAAACCTAAAAAAAGATGGAAATTTTTATTTCGGTCCATTTACAAGTAAACATACTGTAGAAAAAGCAATCCAAGGAATAAAAGAATTTTTTAAAATAAGCTGCAGTAACTTAACTTATAGGGACACCCCTTGCCTTAATTATTCATTAGGCTTATGTATTGGATTATGCTTCCGAGCTCCTACAGTTGAAGAGTACAAAAACATATTGAAAAAAATCATCGACTTACTTAATGGCACTGACATGGTCATACTTGAAGAAATGAAAGAAAAAATGGTAGATGCATCCTTGAATTTTGACTTTGAAACAGCAGCAAAATACAGAGACAATCTAGATGCGATCCGGTCCCTCATTTATAAAGAAAAAGTGATTGAATTTACTGAAGCGAATAAAAATATTGCCATCTTAGAATCCCTCCATGACAATATTCTTAAACTCTTTCTTATAAAAGGGAACAAGGTTCTTTTTAGAGAAAAATATAATGTAGAGGACCTTATTCTAGAGAAACTTGTTAAGACGATCAAAACAAACGTATTAACCTCTTTCAAGGCTGACTCATACACCAACATTGAAGTTAGCAGGGATGATATAGATGAAGCGCAGATTATCTATAGCTATTTAAAAGGCAGCACCTGCAATTATATAGTTATCCCTGATAATTGGCTTGGGATTGACAATGACACTAAAATAGACGCTGCCCTTACCGTTACTTTGGGTGATATGGCAGACAGGTTCCTTCTCAAGACTAAACAAAAGTAA
- a CDS encoding DoxX family protein, with protein sequence MYTSLSTIKLLRFVVAYVFITSGFMKLISTELANSFLKLGLPYPHIMLYMVVFLEIVCGILILLNKAVENAVIPLITIMIAALLLTKLPSIHTGFIQFAFNARLDIVMLVLLIILYNRAPR encoded by the coding sequence ATGTACACTTCTTTGTCAACTATTAAACTTTTACGGTTTGTTGTTGCATATGTTTTTATAACCTCTGGGTTTATGAAACTGATTAGTACTGAGTTAGCCAATAGCTTTCTCAAATTAGGACTTCCCTATCCCCACATCATGTTATATATGGTAGTCTTTCTTGAGATTGTTTGTGGGATTTTAATATTGCTGAATAAGGCTGTAGAAAATGCTGTGATTCCTTTAATCACCATCATGATTGCTGCCCTTCTATTAACAAAATTACCTTCTATACACACAGGCTTTATTCAGTTTGCTTTCAACGCCAGATTAGACATCGTCATGTTAGTCTTGCTTATCATTTTATACAACCGAGCTCCCAGATAA